Proteins from a single region of Gemmatirosa kalamazoonensis:
- a CDS encoding DUF4055 domain-containing protein, translating into MATTTAAPNGALPADILGSAPPEQRPDYARQELENAREQLGRVRDFVAGTDAVRRAGPTHLPKWEGESSDTYKARTKYSSVYAATGRALIASLGMVFSTPPALVPPQRPKRDDPEGSTEPAPLPDALEALAKDADGMGHDLATVARGVFRDMLTDGLAGLLVDVPPRLDGTVPDASTRVVARLLPYRRDQILNWRIGLAVDPVQGGTRLALTRLVLEERVETNAGAYGVTATRRFRELLLVRTDDPAAGTDAERPLGVRYVLWDRVERPGEAEPVRFVAREAGWVLDGTGRSFGVIPFAVGYGSPHTAPFVADSPLLALADTNADYYRTASDRRWSMALSLAPILVLVGREPGDDGRFPQVAVGPGTSIDVPRNGDVKYVAAPADAMAASQVELERLRVEMATLSLDFLLRRDTAPETATGRAYDAQAGHASLALAALGLQDMLDQGVGFSARFASSAAAPVEALPVRVQTTYDVRQLDAPTLTALNTIRKDGGLTRGTFLKLLASGGVLPESIDLEEEELTLAAQDQAVRDAAAVNGNGDPNAGSEA; encoded by the coding sequence ATGGCTACCACGACCGCCGCGCCTAACGGCGCCCTCCCCGCCGACATCCTGGGCAGTGCGCCGCCCGAGCAGCGCCCCGACTACGCGCGGCAGGAGCTCGAGAACGCGCGCGAGCAGCTCGGTCGCGTCCGCGACTTCGTCGCCGGCACCGACGCGGTGCGCCGCGCAGGTCCGACCCACCTCCCGAAGTGGGAGGGCGAGAGTTCGGACACCTACAAGGCCCGCACGAAGTACAGCTCCGTGTACGCGGCCACCGGGCGCGCGCTCATCGCCTCGCTCGGCATGGTGTTCTCCACGCCGCCGGCGCTCGTCCCGCCGCAGCGTCCGAAGCGGGATGACCCTGAGGGCAGCACCGAACCCGCGCCGCTGCCGGACGCGCTCGAGGCGCTCGCGAAGGATGCCGACGGCATGGGCCACGACCTCGCGACGGTCGCGCGCGGCGTGTTCCGCGACATGCTCACCGACGGACTGGCCGGGCTGCTCGTCGACGTGCCGCCGCGGCTCGACGGCACGGTGCCCGACGCGAGCACGCGCGTCGTCGCGCGGCTCCTGCCCTACCGCCGCGACCAGATCCTGAACTGGCGCATCGGCCTCGCCGTGGATCCCGTGCAGGGCGGGACGCGGCTCGCGCTCACGCGGCTCGTGCTCGAGGAGCGTGTCGAGACGAACGCCGGCGCGTACGGCGTCACGGCCACGCGGCGCTTCCGCGAGCTCCTGCTCGTGCGGACGGACGATCCCGCCGCGGGCACCGACGCCGAGCGACCGCTCGGCGTGCGCTACGTCCTCTGGGACCGCGTCGAGCGGCCCGGCGAGGCGGAGCCGGTACGCTTCGTCGCACGCGAGGCGGGCTGGGTGCTCGACGGCACCGGCCGCTCGTTCGGCGTCATCCCGTTCGCCGTCGGCTACGGCAGCCCGCATACGGCGCCCTTCGTCGCCGACTCGCCGCTGCTCGCGCTCGCGGACACGAACGCGGACTACTACCGCACGGCGAGCGACCGCCGTTGGTCGATGGCGCTCTCCCTCGCGCCGATCCTCGTGCTTGTCGGCCGCGAGCCGGGCGACGATGGTCGGTTCCCCCAGGTCGCCGTGGGCCCGGGTACCTCGATCGACGTGCCGCGAAATGGGGACGTGAAGTACGTCGCGGCGCCGGCGGACGCGATGGCCGCCAGCCAGGTCGAGCTCGAGCGGCTGCGCGTGGAGATGGCCACGCTGTCGCTCGACTTCCTGCTGCGCCGCGACACGGCGCCCGAGACGGCGACCGGCCGCGCGTACGACGCGCAGGCGGGGCACGCCTCGCTCGCGCTGGCGGCGCTCGGGCTGCAGGACATGCTTGATCAGGGCGTCGGGTTCTCGGCGCGCTTCGCGTCCTCGGCGGCGGCGCCGGTCGAGGCGTTGCCCGTGCGCGTGCAGACGACGTACGACGTGCGGCAGCTCGATGCGCCGACGCTCACCGCGCTCAACACGATCCGGAAGGATGGTGGGCTCACGCGCGGCACGTTCCTGAAGCTGCTTGCGAGCGGCGGAGTGCTGCCGGAGTCGATCGACCTCGAGGAGGAGGAGCTGACGCTCGCCGCGCAGGACCAGGCCGTGCGCGACGCGGCCGCGGTGAACGGCAACGGCGACCCGAACGCTGGGAGTGAGGCGTGA
- a CDS encoding terminase small subunit: protein MQRRSCRYCHGRGGMYQRTAVELQRDRAKYDLERAAWERKKKRAADAFPAFDEQGGIGYDPRRDPNPKCQRCWGDGVARVLVKDTRRLSPAALRLYAGVKETQHGVDVRMRDQDGALLNVAKHLGMLVERVETRDKTIEDLLDEAERESAGDAGDGE from the coding sequence TTGCAGCGCCGCTCGTGCCGCTACTGCCACGGCCGCGGCGGGATGTACCAGCGCACCGCCGTGGAGCTGCAGCGCGATCGCGCGAAGTATGACCTCGAGCGCGCCGCCTGGGAGCGGAAGAAGAAGCGCGCGGCCGACGCGTTCCCGGCCTTCGACGAGCAGGGTGGCATCGGGTACGACCCGCGGCGCGACCCGAATCCGAAGTGCCAGCGCTGCTGGGGCGACGGCGTCGCGCGCGTGCTCGTGAAGGACACGCGGCGGCTGTCGCCGGCGGCGCTCCGCCTGTACGCCGGCGTGAAGGAGACGCAGCACGGCGTCGACGTGCGGATGCGCGACCAGGACGGCGCGCTGCTCAACGTCGCGAAGCACCTCGGCATGCTCGTCGAGCGCGTGGAGACGCGCGACAAGACGATCGAGGACCTGCTCGACGAGGCGGAGCGCGAGAGTGCGGGCGATGCTGGCGACGGCGAGTAA
- a CDS encoding terminase small subunit — MTSDAPALTPKQQRFVEEFIVDLNATQAAIRAGYSARVAANIGYENLQKPQIAAAIREAKAARSLRTQIEADDVLQRWWDLANANPNELVEVAAPLVPLLPRPRRDVPAHRRGAAARSREV, encoded by the coding sequence GTGACGTCCGATGCGCCCGCGCTGACGCCCAAGCAGCAGCGCTTCGTCGAGGAGTTCATCGTCGACCTGAACGCGACGCAGGCGGCGATTCGGGCCGGCTACTCGGCGCGCGTGGCGGCCAACATCGGCTACGAGAACCTCCAGAAACCGCAGATCGCCGCGGCGATCCGGGAAGCGAAGGCGGCCCGCTCGCTCCGCACGCAGATCGAGGCGGACGACGTCCTCCAGCGCTGGTGGGACCTCGCGAATGCGAACCCGAACGAGCTGGTGGAGGTTGCAGCGCCGCTCGTGCCGCTACTGCCACGGCCGCGGCGGGATGTACCAGCGCACCGCCGTGGAGCTGCAGCGCGATCGCGCGAAGTATGA
- a CDS encoding LuxR C-terminal-related transcriptional regulator: MPMRAVVELRRPLTPAQARVLALLAEAPGYKQIAHALGVSKRTVRQHVEDIAAQLPDDWAPNAGTKDRVVLYAMRRLAESVAPRDRELPVSQDHAA, from the coding sequence ATGCCGATGCGCGCCGTCGTGGAGCTCCGGCGGCCGCTGACGCCCGCCCAGGCCCGTGTCCTCGCCCTCCTCGCCGAGGCGCCGGGCTACAAGCAGATCGCGCACGCGCTGGGGGTGTCGAAGCGCACGGTGCGCCAGCACGTCGAGGACATCGCGGCGCAGCTGCCCGACGACTGGGCCCCGAACGCGGGGACGAAGGACCGTGTCGTCCTGTACGCGATGCGGCGGCTGGCGGAGTCGGTGGCGCCGCGCGACCGGGAGCTCCCCGTCTCACAGGACCACGCGGCCTAA
- a CDS encoding DNA primase family protein, with protein MNAVAVLSDVATFNPTDLGNAERLVARHGADLHYVPAWKRWLVWDGRRWAVDDTQRIHQLAKETVRAILEEARDAATRDEAELLAKHAIASESNGRIGAMIERAQCEEGIPARPTDFDADPDLLTLANGTLDLRTGRLRPHAREDRITKLVDIRLEADARCPTWLAFLERIMGGDQDMIGFLQRAIGYSLTGHTREQCMFLMHGTGSNGKSKFLQVLRWLVGDAAVAADFATFLDRGRDSGPRNDVARLLGARVVTASEANEGQRLAEGLIKSVTGDDVVSARYLYSEAFEFKPTFKLWLAANHKPVVRGTDDGIWRRVRLVPFEVTIPPEEQDHELDAKLQGELPGILGWALDGCLAWRRGRLQPPERVLLATASYRAESDVLGAWIAECCVREDGAADAASSLYASYKKWAENGGEYVMSQTLFGRRLEERGITKELRGTGAQRLVWRRGVRLASQDAPAARWEPAP; from the coding sequence ATGAACGCCGTAGCTGTCCTCTCGGATGTCGCGACCTTCAACCCGACGGACCTCGGCAACGCCGAGCGGCTCGTCGCGCGGCACGGGGCCGACCTCCACTACGTGCCGGCGTGGAAGCGGTGGCTCGTCTGGGACGGCCGACGGTGGGCCGTCGACGACACGCAGCGCATCCACCAGCTGGCGAAGGAGACCGTGCGCGCGATCCTCGAGGAGGCGCGCGACGCGGCGACCCGCGACGAGGCGGAGCTGCTCGCGAAGCACGCGATCGCGAGCGAATCGAACGGCCGCATCGGCGCGATGATCGAGCGCGCCCAGTGCGAGGAGGGCATCCCCGCACGACCGACCGACTTCGACGCTGACCCGGACCTGCTCACCCTCGCGAACGGCACGCTCGACCTGCGCACCGGACGCCTGCGGCCCCACGCCCGCGAGGACCGGATCACGAAGCTCGTCGACATTCGCCTCGAGGCCGACGCGCGATGCCCCACGTGGCTCGCGTTCCTCGAGCGCATCATGGGCGGCGACCAGGACATGATCGGGTTTCTGCAGCGCGCGATCGGCTACTCGCTCACCGGCCACACGCGCGAGCAGTGCATGTTCCTCATGCACGGCACCGGGTCGAACGGGAAGTCGAAGTTCCTCCAGGTGCTGCGGTGGCTCGTCGGCGACGCCGCGGTGGCGGCCGACTTCGCGACGTTCCTCGACCGCGGCCGCGACTCGGGCCCACGCAACGACGTCGCGCGGCTGCTCGGCGCGCGCGTGGTGACGGCGAGCGAAGCGAACGAGGGGCAGCGTCTCGCCGAGGGGCTGATCAAGAGCGTGACCGGCGACGACGTCGTGAGCGCGCGCTACCTGTACAGCGAGGCGTTCGAGTTCAAGCCGACCTTCAAGCTGTGGCTCGCGGCGAACCACAAGCCGGTGGTGCGCGGGACCGACGACGGCATCTGGCGGCGCGTGCGGCTCGTGCCGTTCGAGGTGACGATCCCGCCCGAGGAGCAGGATCACGAGCTCGATGCGAAGCTGCAGGGCGAACTCCCCGGCATCCTGGGGTGGGCGCTCGACGGGTGCCTGGCCTGGCGGCGCGGGCGGCTGCAGCCGCCGGAGCGCGTGCTGCTCGCGACCGCGAGCTATCGCGCGGAGAGCGACGTGTTAGGCGCGTGGATCGCCGAGTGCTGCGTGCGCGAGGACGGCGCCGCCGACGCGGCGTCGAGTCTCTACGCGTCGTACAAGAAGTGGGCGGAGAACGGCGGCGAGTACGTGATGTCGCAGACCCTGTTCGGCCGCCGCCTCGAGGAGCGCGGCATCACCAAGGAGCTCCGCGGCACCGGCGCCCAGCGCCTTGTGTGGCGTCGTGGCGTACGGTTAGCATCGCAGGATGCGCCGGCCGCGCGGTGGGAGCCGGCGCCGTGA